A window from Chryseobacterium vaccae encodes these proteins:
- the gcvT gene encoding glycine cleavage system aminomethyltransferase GcvT: protein MKKTALYDKHASLGAKIVPFAGFEMPVQYSGVTEEHFAVREKAGLFDVSHMGQFFIEGPGSKDLLQLVTTNNVDALENGKAQYSCLPNENGGIVDDLIVYKMEDDKYFVVVNASNIDKDWNHISKYNTFGAKMTNASDDMSLLAVQGPKATEILQKLTETNLSEIPYYNFTVGSVAGVNNVIISNTGYTGSGGFEIYFNNEDAVKLWDEIMKAGEAEGIIPCGLAARDTLRLEKGFCLYGNDIDDTTSPIEAGLGWITKFDKDFVSKDVFAKQKEEGVTRKLVGFELQDKGVPRHDYPVVDAEGNVIGKVTSGTQSPMKKIGLGLAYVDKPHFKLGSEIFIQVRNKNIPAKVVKAPFV, encoded by the coding sequence ATGAAGAAAACAGCTTTATACGACAAGCACGCTTCTTTAGGCGCTAAAATCGTACCTTTTGCAGGTTTTGAAATGCCTGTACAATATTCAGGAGTAACGGAAGAGCACTTTGCGGTAAGAGAAAAAGCAGGATTGTTTGATGTTTCACACATGGGACAATTCTTCATTGAAGGACCGGGATCTAAAGACCTTTTACAATTGGTTACAACCAACAATGTAGACGCTCTGGAAAACGGAAAAGCACAATATTCATGCCTTCCGAATGAAAACGGAGGAATCGTGGATGATCTTATCGTTTATAAGATGGAGGACGACAAATATTTTGTTGTAGTAAACGCTTCCAATATCGATAAAGACTGGAATCATATTTCAAAATATAATACTTTTGGGGCTAAAATGACCAATGCATCTGATGATATGTCATTATTGGCTGTACAGGGACCTAAGGCTACTGAAATACTTCAGAAGCTTACTGAAACCAACCTTTCAGAGATTCCTTATTATAACTTCACTGTAGGAAGTGTTGCCGGAGTAAATAATGTGATCATTTCCAATACAGGATATACAGGAAGCGGTGGTTTTGAAATCTATTTCAACAATGAGGATGCCGTAAAACTTTGGGACGAAATCATGAAAGCCGGAGAAGCTGAAGGAATTATTCCTTGCGGACTGGCTGCCAGAGATACTTTAAGACTTGAAAAAGGATTCTGCCTTTACGGAAATGATATTGATGACACTACTTCTCCTATTGAAGCTGGTTTAGGATGGATCACAAAATTTGATAAAGACTTTGTGTCTAAAGATGTTTTCGCAAAACAGAAAGAAGAAGGGGTAACCAGAAAATTAGTAGGTTTTGAGCTTCAGGATAAAGGGGTTCCAAGACATGACTACCCTGTGGTAGATGCTGAAGGAAACGTGATTGGAAAAGTAACTTCCGGAACACAGTCTCCAATGAAAAAGATCGGTTTAGGTTTAGCTTATGTGGATAAGCCTCACTTCAAACTGGGTTCTGAAATTTTCATCCAGGTAAGAAATAAGAACATTCCCGCAAAAGTGGTAAAAGCTCCTTTTGTATAA
- the idi gene encoding isopentenyl-diphosphate Delta-isomerase, with translation MEEFVVLVNPEDEVLGLMEKQQAHVNGLLHRAFSVFLFNNNGEMLLQKRASGKYHSPNQWTNAVCSHPRKEETYLEGAQRRLKEELGIETELSEKFNFIYKADVGGGLWEHELDYVFTGNYESEFNLNKEEVEEVRFISMEDLDQEIANSPEYFTEWFKIILEEYKHHF, from the coding sequence ATGGAAGAATTTGTAGTTTTAGTAAATCCTGAAGATGAAGTTCTGGGTTTGATGGAAAAGCAGCAGGCTCATGTCAACGGGCTTCTGCATCGTGCATTTTCTGTATTTCTTTTTAACAACAACGGGGAAATGCTTCTTCAGAAAAGAGCTTCCGGGAAATACCATTCTCCTAACCAATGGACTAATGCGGTATGCTCTCACCCCAGAAAAGAGGAAACTTATCTGGAAGGTGCCCAACGAAGATTAAAAGAAGAATTGGGAATTGAAACAGAACTTTCTGAAAAGTTTAATTTCATTTACAAGGCTGATGTAGGCGGAGGACTCTGGGAACATGAGCTGGATTATGTATTTACCGGGAATTACGAATCTGAATTCAATTTAAATAAAGAGGAAGTGGAAGAAGTAAGGTTTATTTCAATGGAAGATCTAGATCAAGAAATAGCCAATTCTCCTGAGTATTTTACAGAATGGTTCAAAATCATCCTTGAAGAATATAAACACCATTTTTAA
- a CDS encoding LNS2 domain-containing protein, producing MELEYIEHVSPILKDGVKNYLIDIDGTITDDVPNEEPERMVTCEPYPDALETINKWYDEGHQICFFTSRTENLKQITIDWLDKHGFKYHSVLCGKPRGGNYHWIDNHLVRATRYKGKFTDLVEKQVTIEVFKD from the coding sequence ATGGAATTAGAATACATAGAGCACGTAAGTCCGATTCTTAAGGACGGGGTGAAAAATTACTTAATTGATATCGACGGAACCATTACAGATGATGTTCCCAACGAAGAACCGGAAAGAATGGTTACCTGTGAGCCTTATCCTGACGCACTCGAAACAATCAACAAATGGTATGATGAAGGGCACCAGATCTGTTTTTTCACATCAAGAACAGAAAACCTGAAGCAAATTACCATAGACTGGCTAGATAAGCACGGTTTCAAATACCACAGTGTACTCTGCGGAAAACCAAGAGGAGGAAACTATCACTGGATAGACAATCACCTGGTAAGAGCTACAAGATACAAAGGCAAGTTTACAGACCTTGTAGAGAAGCAGGTTACCATAGAAGTTTTCAAAGATTAA
- a CDS encoding D-2-hydroxyacid dehydrogenase yields the protein MKVLANDGLDQSGIDALTEKGFEVITTKVPQEFLVDYINEHKIRTLLVRSATQVRKDIIDNCPSLGIIGRGGVGMDNIDVDYAREKGIHVINTPSASSESVAELVFAHLFSGARFLQDSNRKMPQVGDTEFAALKKAYTAGIELRGKTIGIIGMGRIGQEVARIALGLGMRVIAADNNVGKASIKVKFYNNQFINVDIETEPLQDVLKHSDFITLHVPAQKEGYMIGKNEFDSMKDGVAVVNCSRGGVIDETALIEALDSGKVKFAGLDVFINEPVPSKEILNHAKISLTPHTGASTLEAQDRIGLSLAEQISSILQIQ from the coding sequence ATGAAAGTTTTAGCAAACGACGGTCTCGATCAATCCGGAATTGACGCACTTACTGAAAAGGGTTTTGAGGTGATTACAACAAAAGTTCCTCAGGAGTTTTTAGTGGATTATATTAATGAACATAAGATCCGTACCCTGTTGGTGAGGAGTGCTACCCAGGTTAGAAAAGATATTATTGATAACTGTCCCTCTCTTGGGATCATTGGACGTGGAGGAGTAGGAATGGATAATATCGATGTGGATTATGCCAGAGAAAAGGGAATTCATGTGATTAACACTCCTTCTGCTTCTTCAGAATCAGTGGCAGAACTTGTTTTTGCGCACCTGTTTTCGGGGGCAAGATTTCTTCAGGATTCAAACCGTAAAATGCCTCAGGTGGGAGATACAGAATTTGCCGCTCTTAAAAAAGCATACACCGCGGGAATTGAATTGCGAGGGAAAACCATCGGAATTATAGGAATGGGCCGAATTGGGCAGGAAGTTGCCAGAATCGCATTAGGATTGGGGATGAGAGTGATCGCAGCTGATAATAATGTAGGAAAGGCCAGCATCAAAGTAAAATTCTATAACAATCAGTTTATTAATGTAGATATAGAAACAGAACCACTTCAGGATGTTTTAAAACACTCAGATTTCATTACGCTTCATGTGCCTGCTCAGAAAGAGGGATATATGATCGGTAAAAATGAATTTGACAGTATGAAAGACGGAGTAGCGGTAGTCAACTGTTCAAGAGGAGGAGTGATTGATGAAACGGCCTTAATTGAAGCATTAGATTCCGGTAAAGTAAAATTTGCAGGATTAGATGTTTTCATTAACGAACCGGTACCTTCCAAAGAAATTTTAAATCATGCTAAAATCTCCCTGACACCCCATACAGGTGCATCAACACTGGAAGCTCAGGATAGAATAGGACTTTCGTTGGCGGAGCAAATTTCAAGTATTTTGCAGATTCAATAA
- the mscL gene encoding large conductance mechanosensitive channel protein MscL, whose translation MGFVKEFRDFAFKGNVLDLAVGVIIGGAFGKIVSSLVEDVITPLLLNPALKAAGAENISKLSWNGVTYGNFLSAVISFLCIAMVLFWIIKGANKIIKKEEAAPAGPTEDQKLLTEIRDLLKQK comes from the coding sequence ATGGGATTTGTTAAAGAATTTAGAGACTTTGCTTTTAAAGGCAATGTACTTGATCTGGCAGTCGGTGTGATCATTGGAGGTGCATTCGGAAAAATTGTTTCATCTTTAGTAGAGGATGTTATTACTCCTTTGTTACTGAATCCGGCTTTGAAGGCTGCAGGCGCCGAGAACATTTCAAAACTTTCATGGAATGGGGTTACTTATGGTAATTTTCTTTCTGCCGTTATCAGTTTCCTGTGTATCGCAATGGTACTTTTCTGGATCATAAAAGGAGCTAACAAAATCATCAAAAAAGAAGAGGCTGCTCCTGCCGGACCTACTGAAGACCAAAAACTACTGACGGAAATTAGAGATCTCCTGAAACAAAAATAA
- a CDS encoding NAD(P)H-hydrate dehydratase has translation MKIFTAEQIRQWDGFTISHESITSLKLMERAALALAGWISENCKNYTRLALFCGHGNNGGDGFAAARILYTKGFDVEVFVPDLKAEFSEDASVNLQRLKDFSGISVRELNGTEEYSFDNETVIVDALFGTGLSRPLDGIYKKLVTEINGKDNMKISVDIPSGLSADTIFTDDTVVFKADYTLSLQCWKKSFLHPETGKYTGKVVVLEIGLSPEFQKQEQSENYVVDERVISRIFKPREEFSHKGTYGKVTIVGGSYGKIGAAVLSTKAALKTGAGLTFTLAPDCGYMILQTACPEAMFIKGGDEYIENIDNEENSMYGIGPGLGIHEKTRKALLAFLKGYNNPVVLDADALNMLSDKQDNLKYIPGKSIITPHPKEFERLFGSTANSFERLELARKKAGELNIYIVLKDHHTQIVTPEGKVFYNITGNAGLAKGGSGDILTGILTSLLAQGYSVEETCLLGVWLHGKAADLAAEKYAKESMLPTDVINELGNVFAELNRKKVKL, from the coding sequence ATGAAAATCTTTACTGCAGAACAAATTCGTCAATGGGATGGGTTTACCATTTCTCATGAATCAATTACTTCTCTCAAACTGATGGAAAGAGCAGCTTTGGCACTGGCCGGATGGATCTCGGAAAACTGTAAAAACTATACCAGATTAGCCCTTTTTTGCGGTCATGGAAACAATGGAGGCGATGGGTTTGCAGCAGCCCGCATTCTGTACACCAAAGGATTTGATGTTGAGGTATTTGTACCAGACCTTAAAGCTGAATTTTCTGAAGATGCTTCAGTGAACTTACAAAGGCTGAAAGATTTCTCAGGGATTTCAGTCCGGGAACTTAATGGAACGGAAGAATACTCATTTGATAATGAAACGGTTATTGTTGATGCTCTTTTTGGAACGGGGCTGTCCAGACCTTTAGATGGAATTTACAAAAAGCTGGTTACGGAAATTAACGGAAAGGATAATATGAAGATTTCTGTAGATATTCCTTCTGGTTTGTCAGCAGATACTATTTTTACAGATGATACGGTTGTTTTTAAAGCTGATTACACATTAAGTCTTCAATGCTGGAAGAAGAGTTTTCTGCATCCGGAAACAGGAAAATATACAGGGAAAGTAGTTGTTCTGGAGATCGGGCTAAGTCCGGAATTTCAGAAACAGGAACAATCTGAAAATTATGTTGTTGATGAGCGTGTGATCTCCCGGATTTTTAAACCTAGAGAAGAATTCTCCCATAAAGGAACCTATGGAAAAGTTACCATTGTTGGCGGAAGTTATGGCAAAATAGGTGCAGCAGTATTATCCACCAAAGCTGCGTTGAAAACAGGTGCCGGACTGACCTTTACGCTGGCACCCGACTGCGGATATATGATTTTGCAGACAGCGTGTCCCGAAGCGATGTTCATAAAAGGAGGTGATGAATATATTGAAAATATTGATAATGAAGAAAATAGCATGTACGGTATCGGGCCGGGATTAGGAATCCATGAGAAAACCAGAAAAGCTCTTTTGGCCTTTTTAAAAGGATACAATAACCCCGTAGTGTTAGATGCTGATGCATTGAATATGCTTTCAGATAAACAGGACAACCTGAAATATATCCCAGGAAAATCGATTATCACTCCACATCCTAAAGAATTTGAAAGATTGTTCGGAAGCACAGCCAATTCCTTTGAGCGTTTGGAACTGGCCCGTAAAAAAGCAGGTGAACTTAATATTTATATTGTTTTAAAAGATCATCATACCCAGATCGTTACTCCTGAAGGAAAAGTGTTTTATAATATCACGGGAAATGCCGGACTTGCCAAAGGCGGAAGCGGAGATATTCTTACCGGGATTCTGACCTCACTGCTGGCTCAGGGATATTCAGTAGAAGAAACCTGTTTGCTGGGAGTTTGGCTTCACGGAAAAGCAGCTGATCTGGCTGCGGAAAAATATGCTAAAGAATCAATGCTTCCAACAGATGTTATTAATGAATTGGGAAATGTTTTTGCAGAGTTGAATAGGAAGAAGGTAAAATTGTAG
- the lgt gene encoding prolipoprotein diacylglyceryl transferase: MALETSFKIWDPSKGIQIGSFTLHFYSLMFVFAFGFGYILMTRIFKIDNINQKYLEPLFTWTLIGTILGARLGHVIFYQPELFKEDFWSVFLPISTKNGIKFTGFSGLASHGATIALIFTTLYYSFRVIKKNPFWVYDRLGIVVALGGAFVRLGNFFNSEIVGKPADPNSPFAILFPQQSDEYGVTVPRYPSQLFEAFGYICLFILLWILYRKTNKKYQQGWLFGLFFIILWAVRFFVEFLKEPQGDEFIQLGALNTGQVLSIPFMIAGVIIMMVSKKFKITPAENEKPE, encoded by the coding sequence GTGGCCCTTGAAACATCTTTCAAAATCTGGGATCCATCAAAAGGAATCCAGATAGGATCTTTTACCCTGCATTTCTATAGCCTGATGTTTGTTTTTGCTTTCGGATTCGGGTATATCCTGATGACCAGAATCTTTAAGATTGACAACATCAACCAAAAATATCTGGAGCCTCTTTTTACCTGGACGCTGATTGGAACCATTCTCGGAGCAAGACTTGGTCACGTTATTTTCTATCAGCCGGAATTGTTCAAAGAAGATTTCTGGAGTGTGTTTTTACCTATAAGCACTAAAAACGGGATTAAATTTACAGGATTTTCGGGATTAGCCAGCCATGGAGCTACGATTGCGCTGATCTTTACCACCTTATACTACTCATTCAGAGTCATCAAAAAAAATCCGTTCTGGGTATATGACAGACTGGGAATTGTAGTTGCTTTAGGCGGAGCATTTGTGAGACTGGGAAATTTTTTCAATTCCGAAATTGTTGGGAAACCGGCAGATCCCAATTCTCCGTTCGCTATTCTTTTCCCTCAGCAAAGTGATGAATACGGAGTTACTGTACCACGTTACCCGAGCCAGCTTTTTGAAGCATTCGGGTATATATGTCTATTCATTTTATTATGGATATTGTACAGAAAAACCAATAAAAAATACCAGCAGGGATGGTTGTTCGGACTGTTTTTCATTATTCTTTGGGCAGTAAGATTCTTTGTTGAATTCCTGAAAGAACCTCAAGGCGATGAGTTCATCCAATTGGGCGCACTTAATACAGGACAGGTACTTTCCATTCCATTTATGATTGCAGGGGTAATTATTATGATGGTTTCCAAGAAGTTCAAAATCACTCCGGCAGAGAACGAAAAACCGGAATAG
- the yidD gene encoding membrane protein insertion efficiency factor YidD: MKLTFNKIITFPLVILIKFYQWFISPLLPKNCRYEPTCSHYMVKALQVHGIFKGFWLGAKRISRCHPWGGSGYDPVPPKK, translated from the coding sequence TTGAAACTTACATTCAATAAAATCATTACTTTTCCTTTGGTAATTTTGATAAAATTTTACCAATGGTTCATCTCGCCTCTGCTTCCCAAAAACTGCCGTTACGAGCCTACCTGTTCTCATTACATGGTAAAAGCTCTTCAGGTACACGGTATTTTTAAAGGATTCTGGCTGGGAGCGAAAAGAATTTCAAGATGTCATCCCTGGGGAGGCAGCGGCTACGATCCTGTTCCACCCAAAAAATAA
- a CDS encoding replication-associated recombination protein A: MSQNIPLAEKLRPKTLDEVLGQEHLTGEKGTIRKMIENNTLNSLILWGPPGTGKTTLAEIISEKSGRKFYKLSAVSSGVKDVRDVIEDAKKQNLFSGKSPILFIDEIHRFNKSQQDSLLHAVEKGWIVLIGATTENPSFEVVSALLSRSQVYILKALSYEKLEELIDTASERYNKDEGTDFKILEKEAFIQYSGGDARKLINSVELVLNQYKNSDTNEIINADVLEVLQETMALYDKNGEQHYDIISAFIKSMRGGDPNGAVYWLARMIAGGEDIKFIARRMLILAAEDVGLANPNALVIANNCFQAVNVIGNPEARIILSETAVYLAVSPKSNSAYMAINDALALVKQTGNLPVPLHLRNAPTKLMKDLDYGKEYKYAHSYEGNFVEQEFLPEEIKNSRFYEPGNNATEKKIFEELKKKWTNKY, translated from the coding sequence TTGAGCCAGAATATACCATTAGCCGAAAAATTAAGACCTAAAACATTAGATGAAGTTTTAGGACAGGAGCATCTTACCGGTGAAAAAGGCACGATCAGGAAAATGATCGAAAACAATACACTGAACTCCCTGATCCTTTGGGGCCCGCCGGGAACAGGGAAAACAACACTGGCGGAAATTATTTCTGAAAAATCGGGAAGAAAATTTTATAAGCTTTCAGCCGTTTCATCGGGAGTGAAAGATGTGCGGGATGTGATTGAAGATGCCAAAAAACAAAATCTGTTTTCCGGAAAATCACCTATCTTATTTATTGATGAGATTCACCGCTTTAATAAATCCCAGCAGGACTCATTATTACATGCTGTTGAAAAAGGATGGATCGTTTTAATTGGAGCAACTACAGAAAACCCCAGCTTTGAAGTGGTTTCCGCATTGCTTTCAAGAAGCCAGGTGTATATTCTGAAAGCACTGAGTTATGAAAAGCTTGAAGAACTGATTGATACCGCGTCTGAGAGGTACAATAAAGATGAGGGAACAGACTTTAAAATTCTTGAAAAAGAAGCTTTCATCCAATATTCAGGAGGAGATGCCAGGAAGCTGATTAATTCTGTGGAATTGGTTTTGAATCAATATAAAAATTCGGATACCAATGAAATTATTAATGCAGACGTTCTTGAAGTACTTCAGGAAACGATGGCGCTGTATGATAAAAACGGAGAGCAGCATTACGATATTATTTCTGCTTTTATCAAATCGATGCGTGGTGGTGACCCGAACGGAGCGGTGTATTGGCTGGCCAGAATGATTGCAGGAGGTGAAGATATCAAATTCATCGCACGGCGGATGCTGATTCTGGCGGCAGAAGATGTAGGTCTGGCTAATCCTAATGCGCTGGTTATTGCCAATAACTGTTTTCAGGCGGTGAATGTAATCGGAAACCCGGAAGCAAGGATTATATTAAGCGAAACAGCGGTCTATCTGGCGGTTTCTCCAAAGAGTAACTCGGCTTATATGGCCATTAATGATGCGCTGGCACTTGTGAAACAGACAGGAAATCTTCCCGTGCCGCTGCATTTACGAAATGCACCAACCAAACTGATGAAGGATCTGGACTATGGCAAAGAATATAAATATGCCCATTCGTACGAGGGTAATTTCGTAGAACAGGAATTTCTTCCGGAAGAAATTAAAAACAGCCGGTTTTATGAACCCGGAAATAATGCTACCGAGAAAAAAATCTTCGAAGAGTTAAAGAAAAAATGGACGAATAAATATTAA
- a CDS encoding Pvc16 family protein encodes MKIKEFLSRLVAAVNAEITGTPIVELANIATLNDGDEFLSSKSSIILSIVNIEEDKILKNQSLYKNQLSPGGSMEKYRNPTQNLILSLLFASYNIDQSKYTEGIDKLEVVIRYFQNKNVFYWQAPNLLENIPETGSYDKLVFEMVSLKMDQLNQMWSCLGSRYIPSVLYRVQMLSIQAEETTSDKIIEKADVRLWENNPHDSAGHLESGVFTKNANNEIIPTT; translated from the coding sequence ATGAAAATCAAAGAGTTCCTTTCCAGACTTGTTGCTGCTGTGAATGCAGAAATAACAGGAACCCCCATTGTTGAACTAGCCAATATAGCCACTTTAAACGATGGAGATGAATTTCTTTCTTCCAAATCTTCTATCATTTTATCAATCGTCAACATAGAAGAAGATAAGATCCTTAAAAATCAGAGTTTATACAAGAACCAGCTTTCACCGGGGGGCAGCATGGAAAAATACAGAAATCCAACTCAGAATTTAATTCTATCACTCTTGTTTGCCTCTTATAATATAGACCAGTCGAAATACACAGAAGGAATAGATAAGCTGGAAGTCGTGATCCGGTACTTTCAGAATAAAAATGTTTTTTACTGGCAGGCTCCCAATTTATTGGAAAATATACCGGAAACCGGTTCTTATGATAAGCTTGTATTTGAAATGGTAAGCCTGAAGATGGATCAGCTCAATCAGATGTGGTCCTGTCTTGGATCCAGATATATCCCTTCAGTGCTGTATCGGGTACAGATGCTTTCCATTCAGGCAGAAGAAACTACATCAGATAAAATCATTGAAAAAGCTGATGTCAGACTTTGGGAAAACAATCCGCATGACTCTGCCGGACATCTCGAATCAGGTGTCTTCACCAAAAATGCCAATAACGAAATTATACCAACTACATAA
- a CDS encoding phage tail sheath C-terminal domain-containing protein, producing MNISAIKTPGVYINEIDAFPPSIANVATAIPAFVGFTEKASLKKDAVRITSMLEYEQIFGGAPEPKSITVVLDANNQPTDACKVEESIFKLYNSLQLFYANGGGVCYIVSIGIYDDQPDFTSAGTKDLFIAGLQLLEKKDEPTLLLFPDAAGLSTANLLGMVQAEALKQCNKLMDRFSIIDVKQEADLIQDSEDFRNEVGNQFLKYGAAYYPYLQCNFPYQFRFHYINAQVNFSDIYKNDAKIVKLLSDFQELYSEIYDNSYEFKWSSLDKEKTTVEFEDNDPEKTLNTNAYIDKIWKLLAVFKELNSVTNGSYKSYLKDIVSVNLKKYAQQLFDFKGEYDTLLVQTLPSLDIEAGTAFGDVTRNLTNDEKTLVNNTSFDTIIWGSLAMADSYKDKLNIKLIDQDGNEIKDGANSLKIINIPIIQAELDKILSNVVQTMNSVLSAISNYILEEEKKLITQLPLFKQITDKLSQFMNTVPPSGAIAGIYAQTDATRGVWKAPANVSINGIVGLTDDINDKDQEDMNIHETGKSINAIRKFTGRGTLVWGARTLAGNSNDWRYINVRRLANMIEESAKKACMQFVFEPNVAQTWVNVKGMIENYLTTLWNDGALAGAKPEHAFFVAVGLNQTMSAQDILEGRMIVKIGYAPSRPAEFIILEFKQIQQKS from the coding sequence ATGAATATTAGTGCCATTAAAACCCCGGGAGTATATATCAATGAAATTGATGCATTTCCTCCTTCCATTGCCAATGTGGCAACCGCTATCCCTGCATTTGTAGGATTTACAGAAAAGGCCTCGCTGAAAAAAGATGCCGTGAGGATTACTTCGATGCTGGAGTATGAACAGATTTTTGGAGGAGCACCTGAGCCCAAAAGTATTACTGTCGTTTTAGACGCAAACAACCAGCCTACGGATGCCTGCAAAGTTGAAGAAAGCATCTTTAAGCTCTATAACAGTCTACAGCTTTTTTATGCTAACGGCGGCGGGGTCTGCTATATCGTTTCTATAGGAATCTATGATGATCAACCGGATTTTACAAGCGCCGGAACAAAAGATTTATTTATTGCAGGTCTGCAGTTATTAGAAAAGAAAGACGAACCTACTTTATTATTATTTCCTGATGCAGCGGGTTTATCAACAGCTAATTTACTGGGAATGGTTCAGGCAGAAGCATTAAAACAATGCAATAAGCTTATGGACAGGTTCAGCATAATAGATGTAAAACAAGAGGCAGATTTAATTCAGGACAGCGAAGATTTCAGAAATGAAGTCGGAAACCAGTTCTTAAAATACGGAGCAGCTTATTATCCGTATCTGCAATGTAATTTTCCGTATCAGTTCAGATTTCATTATATCAATGCGCAGGTGAACTTTTCAGACATCTATAAAAATGATGCTAAGATTGTAAAACTACTGAGTGATTTTCAGGAATTGTATTCGGAAATATATGATAACAGTTACGAATTTAAATGGAGCAGCCTGGATAAAGAAAAGACAACTGTTGAATTTGAAGACAATGATCCCGAAAAAACATTAAACACAAACGCCTATATCGATAAAATATGGAAGCTGTTGGCTGTTTTCAAAGAATTAAATTCAGTTACCAACGGCTCTTATAAGAGTTATCTTAAAGACATTGTCTCTGTTAATTTAAAAAAATATGCACAGCAGCTCTTTGATTTTAAAGGAGAATATGATACGCTGCTGGTGCAGACATTACCAAGCCTAGATATTGAAGCAGGAACTGCATTTGGAGACGTCACCCGAAATCTGACAAATGATGAAAAAACGCTTGTCAATAACACCTCTTTTGATACCATAATATGGGGAAGTTTAGCTATGGCTGATTCTTACAAAGACAAGCTGAACATAAAGTTAATTGATCAGGATGGCAATGAAATAAAAGACGGAGCAAACAGCTTGAAAATTATTAACATTCCTATTATTCAGGCTGAATTAGATAAAATACTGTCAAATGTTGTTCAGACGATGAATTCGGTATTGAGTGCAATTTCAAATTATATTCTGGAAGAAGAAAAGAAGCTGATCACCCAGCTGCCGTTATTCAAACAAATTACCGATAAATTATCCCAATTTATGAATACCGTTCCGCCTTCCGGAGCTATTGCAGGAATTTATGCTCAGACTGATGCTACCCGCGGAGTATGGAAAGCTCCAGCCAATGTAAGTATAAACGGAATCGTTGGATTAACGGATGATATTAACGACAAAGATCAGGAAGATATGAATATTCATGAAACCGGAAAATCCATCAATGCGATCCGAAAATTTACAGGAAGAGGAACTCTGGTCTGGGGTGCGAGAACGCTGGCCGGAAACAGCAATGACTGGCGTTATATCAATGTGAGAAGATTAGCCAATATGATTGAAGAATCAGCGAAAAAAGCCTGTATGCAGTTTGTGTTTGAGCCCAATGTTGCTCAAACCTGGGTTAATGTAAAGGGAATGATCGAGAACTACCTGACCACTCTCTGGAATGATGGTGCTTTAGCCGGAGCAAAACCGGAGCACGCTTTCTTTGTAGCAGTTGGATTAAACCAAACAATGTCTGCACAGGATATCCTTGAAGGCAGAATGATCGTAAAAATAGGATATGCCCCTTCAAGACCTGCAGAATTTATCATTTTGGAATTCAAACAGATACAGCAAAAATCTTAA
- a CDS encoding phage tail protein, whose amino-acid sequence MTSTDFPLPKFHFSVEWGGCKIAFTEVSGLNKEMDIIEHRVGSSPEFFKKKMPGMLKLSNITLKRGIFAGDNEFYDWYNTVALNTVERRNITISLLNENHEPKVVWKVKDCFIVSLKCTDMKSDANEAAIDSVEIANHGFTMEHL is encoded by the coding sequence ATGACAAGTACAGATTTTCCGCTACCAAAGTTTCACTTCAGTGTAGAATGGGGCGGCTGTAAAATAGCTTTTACAGAAGTATCCGGACTCAATAAAGAAATGGATATTATAGAACACCGGGTAGGATCAAGTCCTGAATTCTTTAAAAAGAAAATGCCGGGAATGCTTAAGCTCAGTAATATTACGCTTAAAAGAGGAATATTCGCAGGAGATAATGAATTTTATGACTGGTACAATACTGTTGCATTAAATACCGTGGAACGCCGTAACATCACTATTTCTTTATTAAATGAAAACCACGAGCCTAAAGTCGTATGGAAAGTAAAAGATTGTTTTATCGTTTCCTTAAAATGTACAGATATGAAATCTGATGCCAATGAAGCAGCCATAGACTCTGTAGAAATTGCCAATCACGGATTTACAATGGAGCACCTATAA